From Amaranthus tricolor cultivar Red isolate AtriRed21 chromosome 4, ASM2621246v1, whole genome shotgun sequence:
agtgagatcttgtttgttTTGTCGCAatgcaatgattatttatatcaactttctataatttttaattatgtacaattaaaaatattaagaattaaattagtgcattgagaTATTAGTAGGGAATTTgttggagtattttttatcaaacacATTAGACACCCATTATGAATAGTGATTGCTAGTTTGGGAAATTTACCGACGAGAGCTTTAATTCCATGATCCCACACTCCCAATTCACATTCAGCAAACTCAGATCCCACTTCTCAATTTCACAAGTATTGTACAACTTCCCGATTTCCCTAATCAATCAAAACCttcaatcaatcaaaacctTCAATCAATCCAGATTTCTTCCACTTAATACCTTCTACAttccttgttcttcatcttctttaaCCAAGCTTATTCCATGGAGAAATCCACACTTCATTAACCTTCAATCTTCAATAACAATGGCGGCATCCCTTCATCAAAGACAATCACACACTCTATTAACAAACCCATATTCTCTTTCTCCTCCTTTTATCTCCCTAAACAAAAGATCTGCTTCACTTCTAACTCGCACTAATCTGCTCCTCCTTTTATCACTCCTCATAATTCTAGGTTTTCTTTACCCTTACTCGGGAATCTCTCAATCATTTTTGTCAAATTCCCACTTCCAGTTTCAGTCTAAATGGAGGAATTACTCCCTTAAAGATGCAGTTTCTTTTGTTGGTACAAATGGGACTGTGATAGTTTGTATTGTTAGTGAACCTTATTTggattttttgaataattggtTGATTAGTGTTACTAGACATAAACATCAAGATAAAGTTTTGGTTATTGCTGAGGATTATAATACTTTGTATAAGGTTAATGAGAAATGGCCTGGTCATGCTGTGCTTATTCCTCCTGTTCTTGAATCTACTTCTGCTCATAAGTTTGGTTCTTTGGTAACATTTCATTCTGTTATTAGTTATTACTCTTGTTTGATTGATTCTCAGTTTTTGATTAAGGATTTGGCATTGCTGTAAACTTGTAGTGTATTATCTGTTGTTTTATGGGTTTAAGTTTGTTTTAGATAATTGATTTTGTGTGGATGTGAACTtgttattgataaataaaatactGTTGTAACGAGGGGTTTGATTATCGATATTAACTGGTGGTAATGAAATGagatttattgtttatttttttcaaatgtgTTGTGTTTTCATTATCATATTGAGAGGTTAACTGTTGATTGATTGAGTTTGAGAGGTTCTTATGTAGATGTGCTTTTCAAAATTGCTCCTTGTTAGCTAGAGTTGGACTCTTGTAGCCTTAAACAGTGAATAAAGAGATTTATTGAGTATTGTTAGCTAGCTGTGAGCCTGTGAGAGTGCCCTTTGGTTATGGGTAGAATTTAGCTGGTAATTGTGAATGAGCTGATCACAAGATTTTATTGTTCTCTCACAAGATAATTTGAGGGGGACTGTTTTCCTGTACTAAGGAAGCAGGGTGGGGGTGTATGAAGGCGTGCATAAAGGCTAATTGTGAATACCTCAATTAAAAGGTTTCTGGTTTCTGCTTAGAGCTAACAAGAGATAGAATTAGAGATTGCGCCTTGAAGGTTATACTCCATTAGTCTTATTTCTTGCATCAGAAGCTTCTTGAAGGCTTGCTAGTACGAATTCGTAGGTAGTCCGTTAACGCATGATTTATGTGTTCATATGAGGTGATCTTTGAGATAGGTAGTTTACAGTAGTTTC
This genomic window contains:
- the LOC130811381 gene encoding UDP-D-xylose:L-fucose alpha-1,3-D-xylosyltransferase MGP4; protein product: MIPHSQFTFSKLRSHFSISQVLYNFPISLINQNLQSIKTFNQSRFLPLNTFYIPCSSSSLTKLIPWRNPHFINLQSSITMAASLHQRQSHTLLTNPYSLSPPFISLNKRSASLLTRTNLLLLLSLLIILGFLYPYSGISQSFLSNSHFQFQSKWRNYSLKDAVSFVGTNGTVIVCIVSEPYLDFLNNWLISVTRHKHQDKVLVIAEDYNTLYKVNEKWPGHAVLIPPVLESTSAHKFGSLGFFNFTARRPQHLLNIVELGYNVMYNDVDMVWLKDPFPYLEGNHDIYFMDDVAAVKPLNHSHALPPPGKKGRPYVCSCMIFLRPTSGAKLAMRKWIEELQEQPWTRAKKANDQPAFNWALMKIEKQVDMYLLPQSAFPTGGLYFKNKTWVRETKGSHVIIHNNYILGFEKKIKRFRDYGLWLVDDFASESPLGKL